The Miscanthus floridulus cultivar M001 chromosome 6, ASM1932011v1, whole genome shotgun sequence genomic interval TGGGATATCCTTTGTATTAGCGGTTGATAAAAAAATTTCATCGAGGTTATCCATTCATGTGCAGATTCTAATGAAACTCATCTTGATCTAAAAGTTGAATCTTAACATTGTGTGGTAATAATCCATTCCATGGTATTCCCTTCTTTCCAAACTAAACCAGCTTCTAGAATAATCACCCAAGTCAAACTTTCATGAGTTTGGCCAATTTTATAGTGAAGAATACTAATATTAGTGACACCAAATAAGTAGATGATGAAAACATATTTCACGGTGtatataatgatactaatttgatgacataaatattagtattcttctctataaacttgatTAAACTTAAAATACTTTTACTATAATAGGtgtagaagttgatttattttaggacggagggagtactaactTCGGTCACGTTAGATCCCAATGTCATATATATTTGATATAAATGTACCCATACCATTATAAAGATTCAATGTTGCTACGCACTAGTTAATGACTAGTGGACTAAGAATTAGTCTGTATGTTTAGATCTCTAATCTAAGGACTAAAATTAGTTAACCAGTAGTTCGTtttatggatccaaacaggggcTAAGTAAATTGACAACCGAAGTTTGGATATTTCTACTCATGCGCGCAACCTCAAACGCACGTCACTCTTAGCCTCATGAATCACATACTGTTTCCTGTCATCTGTATACTAGCACCGCCTTTTCTCAAAAGGAATATCACTCCGTCTCTGTGTTTAAACAAGAGGAACATCATCCATCTTTTGGACCATTTATCCACTAACCAACACTTGAAATACAGGCGGCTAGAGTGTAGGATGCTCCCACTCTCCCACACCGCAACCACTCCTAGTCCTACGGTCGAATCACGTACGCAAGCGAAAACCAAATGGGAAACTTAACAATGATCTTGACACATGCACGCGAGTGACAAGTGCTATTCCAAATTTGCAAACGCGCAGAGGGACGAAGGACCTAGTAACACCCACCCACCTACACAGTGAGTGACTAGCTATAGCCTAGCGTGGAGGACCATGCCTCACCACGAGGCACCAGCATTGGAACATACACTCACTCATCTTTCGTTTTCCAAATCCAAACGGAGGGAGAACCCATGAACGCTCGTCACACCGCTCCATTCCACTTCCACTAGCTAGGATatattgagagagagagagagagaaaaaaacactCCGTTCCACTAGTACtagtaccactactactactacgagCTAGCAGGCCGGAGAGCACTGCGCGCGCGCTGCAAAGTCCGCGAGGCCAAGAAGCGTAGCGCAGTACTCCTACCTATCCTACCACGTACGTGCTCTACTACACCCAAACCCCTATAAAACCCCATCCACAGTAAAACCAAACCCCGAGAGCACTTGCCATCGCACGGTAAAAAAAAACGCAGCCACACACACACGCACTCGTCCGGCGTCCGGCCAGCAGCAGACTCGCTCGCTCGCTCCAAGCAAGGGCGGCGCGCGCGATGGACATGGACGAGGACATGGCGCGACTGCAAGAAGAGCAACAAGGCCGCGCGCGCGCGGCGTGGGTCCCTGGCGCGGTCATCGTCGGCGCGGGCCCCTCGGGGCTGGCCGCGGCAGCGTGCCTGGCGGCGCGGGGCGTGCCGGCCACGGTGTTGGAGATGTCGGACTCGCTGGCTTCCACGTGGCGCCACCGCACCTACGACCGGCTGACGCTCCACCTCCCGAAGCGCTTCTGCGAGCTGCCGCTGCTCCCGTTCCCCCGGGGTTACCCGGCGTACCCGTCCAAGGACCAGTTCGTGTCCTACCTGGAGTCCTACGCCGCGGCGGCGGGCGTGGCCCCGCGGTTCGGGTGCCGCGTCGAGGAGGCCGCGTTCGACGCGGGCGCTGGGGCGTGGGCGGTGCGCGTGCGCCTGGCGGGCGGGAGCGGCGAGCTGCTGCTGGCGCGGTGGCTGGTCGTTGCCACGGGGGAGAACGCGGTGCCGCGCGTGCCGGACCTGCCCGGCGCGCCGCGGTTCGCGGGCCGCGTCCTGCACACGTGCGACTACAAGTCCGGGGAGGAGTTCGCTGGGAAGAAGGTGCTGGTGGTCGGGTGCGGCAACTCCGGAATGGAGGTCAGCCTGGATTTGTGCCGGCATGGCGCCACGCCCTCGCTGGTGGTGCGAAACACGGTAAGTAACTAATGATCCACACTTTTTGCCGTGCTTGCTCCTACTAGAGCGGCGGACTTATTACCACTCATTGCTAGGGACCCGTCCTTTTCTACTCTCCGTTGCCTTGCTTTGGACAGCCAAAGTACAAGTGCTGCTGCGAGTTTTGTGCCATCCTGCTTGCTCGAGCACTTTCTTTCCCCTAGGATGATTGTTGGTTTTATTGTGCGCGTCGCGCTTGGTTCTGGGGCATGCTGCTTCATTGTGCATGGTCATATTTGGCCACGCTAAGCATAATTAGACCTACTAACATGtacgatgtgtgtgtgtgtttgggaTGTCTCTGTCTTGTCGTCCCCTGTCGTTCTCAGCACCCACCCATAATACCAGCTGCTTGCTCTGTTTTCTCTTCCATGGAGTACTTCTATGACGATGGATACTTGTGCTCGCGCATTGCAGGTTCATGTGCTACCGAGGGAGATGCTGGGTCTCTCGacgttcggcatagccatggcgCTGCTGAAGCTGCTCCCCGTCCAGGTGGTGGACCGGATCCTCctggcggcggcgcggctggCGCTGGGCGACACAGGCAAGCTCGGGCTGA includes:
- the LOC136458601 gene encoding indole-3-pyruvate monooxygenase YUCCA1-like isoform X1, which translates into the protein MDMDEDMARLQEEQQGRARAAWVPGAVIVGAGPSGLAAAACLAARGVPATVLEMSDSLASTWRHRTYDRLTLHLPKRFCELPLLPFPRGYPAYPSKDQFVSYLESYAAAAGVAPRFGCRVEEAAFDAGAGAWAVRVRLAGGSGELLLARWLVVATGENAVPRVPDLPGAPRFAGRVLHTCDYKSGEEFAGKKVLVVGCGNSGMEVSLDLCRHGATPSLVVRNTVHVLPREMLGLSTFGIAMALLKLLPVQVVDRILLAAARLALGDTGKLGLRRPKTGPIELKNLTGRTPVLDVGTLGHIKTGKIKVVGAVKEVTQRGVRFADGKEEQFDAIIQATGYRSNVPSWLKDGGDVFTREGMPKIPFPDGWKGKNGLYTVGFSQRGLLGASADALNIARDIHSQWKDMVSRPGNNIVLQCNNNAV
- the LOC136458601 gene encoding indole-3-pyruvate monooxygenase YUCCA1-like isoform X2, producing MDMDEDMARLQEEQQGRARAAWVPGAVIVGAGPSGLAAAACLAARGVPATVLEMSDSLASTWRHRTYDRLTLHLPKRFCELPLLPFPRGYPAYPSKDQFVSYLESYAAAAGVAPRFGCRVEEAAFDAGAGAWAVRVRLAGGSGELLLARWLVVATGENAVPRVPDLPGAPRFAGRVLHTCDYKSGEEFAGKKVLVVGCGNSGMEVSLDLCRHGATPSLVVRNTVHVLPREMLGLSTFGIAMALLKLLPVQVVDRILLAAARLALGDTGKLGLRRPKTGPIELKNLTGRTPVLDVGTLGHIKTGKIKVVGAVKEVTQRGVRFADGKEEQFDAIIQATGYRSNVPSWLKDGGDVFTREGMPKIPFPDGWKGKNGLYTVGFSQRGLLGASADALNIARDIHSQWKDMNPGGGYIDASKR